In Leucobacter insecticola, one DNA window encodes the following:
- a CDS encoding zf-HC2 domain-containing protein: MSDCGCDTAQANIYEVLRGELCAEESAPIREHLATCPGCQDEETVCITLTEVVQRACEEERQACPEELRNAILRGLQQV; this comes from the coding sequence ATGAGCGACTGTGGATGCGATACGGCACAGGCAAACATCTACGAAGTGCTGCGTGGAGAGCTCTGCGCCGAGGAGTCGGCGCCAATTCGCGAGCATCTCGCAACGTGCCCGGGCTGCCAAGACGAAGAGACCGTGTGCATTACGCTCACCGAGGTCGTGCAGCGTGCGTGCGAAGAGGAACGCCAGGCGTGCCCGGAGGAGCTGCGCAACGCGATCCTGCGCGGGCTACAGCAGGTCTAG